From Cellulophaga lytica DSM 7489, a single genomic window includes:
- a CDS encoding CYTH domain-containing protein produces MVEIERKFLVKSDAFKAESIAEKRIVQGFLNTDPERTVRVRIKGDDGFLTIKGKSNSTGTSRFEWEKQIPINEAEALLKLCEEGVIDKIRYNVTVANHLYEVDEFFSDNQGLIVAEVELKDEDEEFVKPNWLGEEVTGDIKYYNSQLSKNPFKNWSL; encoded by the coding sequence ATGGTAGAAATAGAACGTAAATTTTTGGTAAAGAGTGATGCTTTTAAAGCTGAATCAATTGCAGAAAAAAGAATAGTACAAGGTTTTTTAAATACAGATCCTGAGCGTACTGTTAGGGTTAGAATAAAGGGCGATGACGGTTTTTTAACCATAAAAGGAAAATCTAACAGCACGGGAACATCTAGGTTTGAGTGGGAAAAGCAAATACCAATTAATGAAGCAGAAGCTTTGCTTAAGTTATGCGAAGAAGGTGTAATTGATAAAATACGTTACAATGTTACTGTAGCAAACCACTTGTATGAAGTTGATGAATTTTTTAGTGACAACCAAGGCTTAATTGTTGCTGAAGTTGAGCTAAAGGATGAAGATGAGGAATTTGTAAAACCCAACTGGTTAGGAGAAGAGGTTACTGGTGATATTAAATATTATAATTCTCAGTTAAGTAAAAATCCCTTTAAAAATTGGAGTTTATAA
- a CDS encoding NAD-dependent epimerase/dehydratase family protein: MKTKEKTAIVLGATGVTGSALVSLLTQHNAYAKIKLFSRSLSGFTHAKIDEYLVDLHDLEKHKSSFTADEVYCCIGTTKAKTPDKETYKKIDYGIPLQAAKLCRENGIGTYMVISALGANASSSVFYNKVKGQMEDAVIALQIPKTHILQPSLIAGKRDEKRMGEWLAKQFFKVFQFLLIGSLKKYRPIHPETIAKAMVWLGNNEENTIKIQSDKIKELGGE, translated from the coding sequence ATGAAAACAAAAGAAAAAACAGCTATTGTATTGGGCGCAACCGGTGTAACTGGTAGTGCTTTGGTATCTTTATTAACTCAACATAATGCCTATGCAAAAATAAAGCTATTTTCTAGATCTTTAAGCGGATTTACACATGCTAAAATTGATGAGTATTTGGTAGATCTTCATGATCTAGAAAAACACAAAAGTAGTTTTACGGCAGATGAGGTGTATTGTTGTATTGGCACCACAAAGGCAAAAACACCAGATAAAGAAACCTATAAAAAAATAGATTACGGCATACCATTACAAGCCGCAAAATTATGTAGAGAAAATGGAATAGGAACATATATGGTAATATCAGCCTTAGGAGCAAATGCATCTAGTTCGGTTTTTTACAATAAGGTTAAAGGCCAAATGGAAGATGCTGTAATTGCATTGCAAATACCCAAAACGCATATACTGCAGCCATCTTTAATTGCAGGTAAAAGAGATGAAAAAAGAATGGGAGAGTGGTTGGCAAAACAGTTTTTTAAGGTGTTTCAGTTTTTATTAATTGGCTCTTTAAAAAAATACAGACCAATACACCCAGAAACAATTGCAAAAGCTATGGTTTGGTTAGGGAATAATGAAGAAAACACTATAAAAATACAGTCTGATAAGATTAAGGAATTAGGAGGTGAATAA
- the dinB gene encoding DNA polymerase IV yields the protein MTKDLPLRKIIHVDMDAFYASVEQLDNPELIGKPLAVGGGEKRGVVSAASYEARKFGVRSAMSGYMAKRNCPDLIFVPPRFARYKEISQKIRAIFYDYTDLVEPLSLDEAYLDVTVNKKGNPSASLLAKEIRERIYNELGLTASAGISINKFIAKVASDYNKPNGQKTVNPEEVLAFLEELEIRKFYGVGKVTAEKMYKVGIFTGLDLKNKSLEFLEKHFGKSGAYYYHVVRGIHNSPVKPNRIPKSVGAERTFNENLSSEIFMLERLENIANELERRLKKSKIAGKTITLKIKYSDFTLQTRSKTIPYFIADKDLILEIAKELLYQEKLENSVRLLGISLANLNTPDKKKPEQESISVQLKFMF from the coding sequence ATGACCAAGGATTTACCATTACGAAAAATTATTCATGTAGATATGGATGCTTTTTACGCATCTGTAGAGCAGCTAGATAATCCTGAGCTTATTGGCAAGCCATTGGCTGTTGGTGGTGGTGAAAAAAGAGGTGTGGTTTCTGCCGCTAGTTATGAGGCTCGTAAATTTGGTGTACGCTCTGCTATGAGTGGCTATATGGCAAAACGTAATTGTCCAGATTTAATTTTTGTACCACCCCGATTTGCAAGATATAAAGAGATATCTCAAAAAATTAGAGCCATTTTTTATGATTATACAGATTTAGTAGAACCGCTTTCTTTAGACGAGGCTTATTTAGATGTTACTGTAAACAAAAAAGGAAATCCATCTGCATCTTTACTTGCAAAAGAAATTAGAGAGCGTATATACAATGAGTTAGGATTAACAGCATCTGCAGGCATATCTATAAATAAATTTATTGCAAAAGTTGCAAGTGATTACAACAAACCAAACGGACAAAAAACAGTTAACCCAGAAGAAGTTTTAGCCTTTTTAGAAGAGTTAGAAATTCGTAAATTTTATGGTGTAGGTAAGGTTACCGCAGAAAAAATGTACAAAGTGGGTATTTTTACGGGTTTAGACCTTAAAAATAAAAGCTTAGAATTTTTAGAAAAACATTTTGGCAAAAGTGGTGCCTATTACTACCACGTTGTTAGAGGCATACACAATAGTCCAGTTAAACCAAACCGAATACCAAAATCTGTGGGTGCAGAACGCACTTTTAATGAGAATTTAAGTAGTGAAATTTTTATGTTAGAGCGATTAGAAAATATTGCTAATGAATTAGAACGCCGACTTAAAAAAAGTAAAATTGCTGGTAAAACAATTACTTTAAAAATTAAGTATAGCGATTTTACATTGCAAACAAGAAGCAAAACCATACCTTATTTTATAGCAGATAAAGACCTAATACTAGAAATTGCTAAAGAATTACTGTACCAAGAAAAGCTTGAAAACTCTGTTCGTTTATTGGGAATTTCATTAGCTAATTTAAATACTCCAGACAAGAAAAAACCTGAACAAGAAAGTATTAGCGTACAGTTAAAGTTCATGTTTTAA
- a CDS encoding peroxiredoxin, translated as MASLRLGDEAPDFTADSSVGTINLYDYLGDSWGILFSHPADFTPVCTTELGTAAQFKDEFDKRNVKMIALSVDGAASHNEWIKDINEVQNTTVTFPIIADEDKKVSTLYDMIHPNADNHLTVRSVFIIGPDKKVKLTLTYPASTGRNFYELLRVIDSLQLTANHKVATPANWKNGEKVVVSPAIATSDAEKIFSKGVEEIKPYLRMTPDPTA; from the coding sequence ATGGCTAGTTTAAGATTGGGTGATGAAGCACCAGATTTTACTGCAGACAGTTCTGTAGGAACAATAAATTTATACGATTATTTAGGTGACAGCTGGGGAATTCTTTTTTCTCATCCAGCAGATTTTACACCAGTTTGTACTACAGAATTAGGTACGGCTGCACAGTTTAAAGATGAGTTTGACAAGCGTAACGTAAAAATGATTGCATTAAGCGTAGATGGTGCAGCTTCTCATAACGAGTGGATTAAAGACATTAACGAAGTACAAAATACTACAGTTACTTTTCCTATAATTGCAGATGAGGACAAAAAAGTATCTACTTTATATGATATGATACACCCTAATGCAGACAACCACTTAACAGTACGTTCTGTATTTATAATTGGGCCAGATAAAAAAGTGAAATTAACACTTACATACCCTGCATCTACAGGGCGTAATTTTTATGAGTTGTTACGCGTAATAGACTCTTTACAACTTACTGCAAACCATAAAGTAGCTACACCTGCTAACTGGAAAAATGGTGAAAAAGTAGTTGTTAGTCCGGCTATTGCTACTAGCGATGCAGAAAAAATATTTTCTAAAGGAGTAGAAGAAATTAAACCTTATTTAAGGATGACACCAGACCCTACTGCCTAA